A single region of the Bacteroidota bacterium genome encodes:
- a CDS encoding DUF4266 domain-containing protein produces the protein MRITQLFAVALLLYFVAGCSSTKVYQRGNLGDPIMERKDVFAKQSLEEKFFSTREGSIGGTSGIGGGCGCAK, from the coding sequence ATGAGAATAACACAATTGTTCGCTGTGGCGCTGTTGCTGTACTTTGTTGCAGGCTGTTCGTCAACGAAAGTCTATCAACGCGGCAACCTTGGCGATCCCATCATGGAGCGGAAGGATGTGTTCGCAAAGCAGAGTCTTGAAGAGAAATTTTTTTCAACGCGTGAAGGCAGCATCGGCGGCACAAGCGGTATTGGTGGCGGCTGCGGTTGTGCGAAGTAA
- a CDS encoding PD40 domain-containing protein, whose protein sequence is MIHKQVVLRIFSNVLLYGVIGAMLAACGSSPPDDILDKSGQAALVFVKEKSRTNNISEPMRSNIDKYYPGSDLYLLSPISSQGKLTNLTAQYTTNGITDPRNFGACADPEISYDGRKILFSMRVNRNSRWRLYEMNSDGTNLVQLTDGSTGDDMDPAYLPNGQIVFTSTRPGIVDEYERRESPLLHVGDRAGDGRLVNIRQISFNQSHDINPMVHSSGKIIYGRWEHLGNPNKFPLFVMNPDGTRPFVLYGNHSPQASGDRSFTEARELADGGLVCSVMERNSPFEGGAIAIIDISKSDDNLTFISPPDAIFNNSGRATSAFFKTPHPIIDKGASADRREKILVAMSPIPRDPGGSRSEGVDYGLYIMDKDGRNLRLIYNDPEYNEIDPVPLLPREKIPGGIPQVIAMDPNVASGLATGASTGMFFDGNVYDRATNDGQVRPSATFVNDDGTAGQVRYVRVLEAVSLPREGNRRGQAIGNTNLEKQRVVGYAAVRSDGSFSIEVPANRSLHLQTLDQHGVMLVNQLTWIQVMPGEKRLCTGCHDSHDRDKIINDLQIAPNNQVLNRARGSAYESGFHNAEVVVNHPAARTDTLDFFDRHRTNRTNTVQAVFDRRCISCHGETAPAGSLSLQTVAADLTPPPANSNITTTVYERITQNGTYRTPSGNQLRYVRDDGARRSPLIWVMFGKQLNDQTNRDYRTLTYDHTQLWTKDQYNRIDPFLPANRDLLMMIEWVDAGTQYSNTVSR, encoded by the coding sequence ATGATTCACAAACAAGTTGTTCTCCGAATATTCTCGAATGTACTGTTGTACGGAGTAATCGGCGCAATGCTTGCGGCGTGCGGTTCTTCACCGCCGGATGACATTCTGGATAAATCCGGCCAGGCGGCGCTCGTGTTTGTGAAGGAAAAAAGCCGCACAAATAATATCAGCGAGCCGATGCGTAGCAATATCGACAAATACTATCCCGGCAGTGATCTTTACCTGCTCAGCCCGATCTCCAGCCAGGGCAAGTTGACGAATCTGACTGCGCAGTACACGACAAATGGCATTACCGACCCGCGCAACTTCGGCGCCTGTGCCGATCCGGAAATATCATACGACGGGAGGAAGATTCTCTTCTCAATGAGAGTGAACCGGAACAGCCGGTGGCGACTGTACGAAATGAACTCTGATGGAACCAATCTCGTTCAACTCACAGACGGATCAACGGGTGACGATATGGATCCGGCATATCTTCCGAATGGCCAGATCGTATTCACGTCGACTCGTCCCGGAATTGTTGATGAGTATGAACGTCGCGAATCCCCCCTGCTTCACGTTGGAGATCGGGCGGGCGATGGAAGGCTCGTCAACATCAGGCAGATTTCCTTCAACCAGAGCCACGATATCAACCCGATGGTTCATTCAAGCGGAAAGATCATCTACGGCCGCTGGGAACATCTTGGCAACCCGAACAAGTTTCCGCTGTTCGTGATGAATCCGGACGGGACGCGTCCGTTCGTTCTGTACGGCAACCATTCTCCGCAGGCCAGCGGCGACAGATCATTTACAGAAGCTCGTGAACTCGCTGACGGCGGCTTGGTATGCTCGGTGATGGAACGAAATTCTCCATTTGAGGGCGGCGCAATCGCCATCATTGATATTTCAAAATCGGATGATAATCTCACTTTTATCTCCCCGCCGGATGCAATTTTCAACAACTCCGGCAGGGCAACAAGCGCCTTCTTCAAAACTCCTCATCCGATTATTGATAAAGGCGCCTCTGCCGATAGAAGAGAGAAAATCCTCGTCGCAATGTCGCCCATACCGCGTGACCCCGGGGGAAGCCGAAGTGAAGGAGTAGACTACGGGCTCTACATTATGGATAAAGACGGCCGTAATCTGCGCCTCATCTATAACGATCCCGAGTACAACGAAATCGACCCGGTTCCCCTTCTCCCTCGTGAAAAAATTCCCGGCGGGATTCCGCAAGTGATTGCAATGGACCCGAATGTTGCGAGCGGCCTTGCGACCGGTGCATCAACAGGAATGTTCTTTGACGGCAACGTGTATGATAGGGCGACGAACGACGGGCAAGTGCGGCCATCGGCGACATTCGTGAACGATGACGGGACGGCAGGCCAGGTAAGGTACGTGCGGGTGTTGGAGGCAGTATCATTGCCGCGGGAAGGCAACAGGCGGGGACAAGCCATCGGTAATACAAATCTCGAAAAACAAAGAGTCGTGGGGTATGCCGCAGTCAGGTCGGATGGTTCGTTCTCAATTGAGGTGCCTGCCAACCGTTCGTTGCATCTCCAAACCCTTGACCAACATGGCGTTATGCTCGTCAACCAGCTGACCTGGATTCAGGTGATGCCGGGCGAAAAGCGTTTATGCACTGGCTGTCACGATTCACATGATCGCGACAAGATCATCAATGACCTGCAGATTGCGCCGAACAACCAGGTCTTGAACCGTGCACGCGGCAGTGCCTATGAATCGGGGTTTCATAACGCCGAAGTTGTTGTGAACCATCCCGCGGCGCGAACCGATACACTTGACTTCTTCGACAGACACCGAACGAATCGGACCAACACGGTCCAGGCTGTTTTCGACCGGCGTTGCATTTCGTGTCACGGTGAAACTGCTCCCGCTGGTTCACTCAGCCTGCAAACAGTCGCAGCCGACCTGACGCCGCCGCCGGCAAACAGCAACATCACAACCACTGTGTACGAAAGGATCACGCAGAATGGAACGTACCGCACGCCATCCGGCAACCAGTTGCGGTACGTGAGGGATGACGGGGCACGACGCAGCCCGCTCATCTGGGTTATGTTTGGAAAGCAATTGAACGATCAAACTAATAGAGACTACCGAACACTTACGTACGACCATACACAACTGTGGACGAAGGATCAGTACAACAGAATCGACCCGTTCCTGCCGGCAAACCGCGACTTGCTGATGATGATCGAATGGGTTGACGCCGGAACGCAGTATTCCAACACAGTAAGCAGATAA